Proteins found in one Tumebacillus sp. BK434 genomic segment:
- a CDS encoding VanW family protein translates to MQEPIHRSWLRMQAGRLYYTARRMGQWYLSGTAYASGKADAAAFAAVQAEHRTPLYRQLRNVEMWLQENKVHNLRLAVPKLDGLVLQPGETMSYWKLIGSPSKRNGYKQGMVLHGGGFQPGYGGGLCQLSNLLYWITLHTPLTVTERFRHQYDVFPDSNRTQPFGSGATCAYNYVDLQIRNDTDQTFCLHIYLTDTDLVGEWRAKRPAEVTYRVYEKEHRFQQHYWGGFTRHNQIWRKVYDRQGRETGDEFVTENHAYMMYSPLLSHGEESVI, encoded by the coding sequence ATGCAAGAACCGATCCACCGCTCTTGGCTGCGGATGCAGGCGGGGCGGTTGTATTATACGGCGCGACGGATGGGGCAGTGGTATCTGTCGGGGACGGCGTATGCGAGCGGGAAGGCGGATGCGGCGGCGTTTGCGGCTGTGCAGGCGGAGCATCGGACGCCGCTGTACCGGCAGCTGCGCAACGTGGAGATGTGGCTGCAGGAGAACAAGGTGCACAACTTGCGCCTCGCCGTGCCGAAGCTGGACGGGCTGGTGCTGCAGCCGGGGGAGACGATGAGCTATTGGAAGCTGATCGGCTCGCCGAGCAAGCGCAACGGCTACAAGCAAGGCATGGTGCTGCACGGCGGCGGCTTTCAGCCGGGATATGGCGGCGGGCTGTGCCAGCTGTCCAATCTGCTCTACTGGATCACGCTGCACACGCCGCTCACCGTCACCGAACGCTTTCGGCATCAATACGACGTGTTTCCGGACAGCAACCGCACACAGCCCTTTGGCAGTGGCGCTACTTGCGCCTACAACTATGTCGACCTGCAGATTCGCAACGACACCGATCAGACCTTCTGCCTGCACATCTACCTGACCGACACCGATCTCGTCGGCGAATGGCGCGCGAAGCGGCCGGCCGAAGTGACCTATCGCGTCTATGAAAAAGAGCATCGTTTCCAGCAGCACTACTGGGGCGGTTTTACCCGGCACAACCAGATCTGGCGCAAAGTATATGACCGGCAGGGGCGGGAGACCGGCGATGAATTTGTCACCGAAAATCACGCTTACATGATGTACAGCCCGCTATTGTCGCATGGAGAGGAGTCCGTAATATGA
- a CDS encoding glycerol-3-phosphate dehydrogenase/oxidase has product MTESGWMGRPRSYWVGRLRQDVFDLIIIGGGITGAGIAREAALAGLRVAVLEAADFAAGTSSRSTKLIHGGLRYLAQGHVRLVREAGTERAVLRRLAPHLVEPVPFLLPIYQGMQHGKLAMSTAIWLYDRLAGVAKAERRQVLSAAELLQTHPQLAPQGLQGGVLYHEYVTDDARLTLATLQSAAEWGAVALNDCPVQQLLTADGKLCGVVGYDRVTGQPIVVSGRAVVNAAGPWIEHVLALEAAPGELSQHSGGQQVAASRQNDRLLPDDNTPASDGRTLARAPNSASSRVTHSRGIHLSFDAERLPLPHALAVQTPDGRLVFLIPKGDITYVGTTDQRYDGDLQHPVVPSGEIDYLLSIANGLRPDLHLTGEDVIGIWSGVRPLVKEEKQDTKDVSREDEIWVSPAGLITIAGGKLTAYRKMAERVLATVREQLGVGGDWQRRDELSASLPLYGAKSIPGTDIAKWWQSELKRLTDRHAVAETDARALLHRYGDRVEAVLSCGAAKRLVPSVPLLEAEIPYMVQHEQANHLDDIIGRRTELGRFRGRQLRELITLVSQRMAPLLGWTEPVREQEVERSLRECHVT; this is encoded by the coding sequence ATGACGGAAAGCGGCTGGATGGGCCGTCCCCGCTCCTATTGGGTCGGGCGGCTGCGGCAAGACGTGTTTGATCTGATCATCATCGGCGGCGGGATCACCGGGGCGGGCATCGCCCGCGAAGCCGCGCTGGCCGGACTGCGCGTGGCGGTGCTGGAAGCGGCCGATTTTGCGGCCGGCACCTCTTCGCGCTCGACCAAGCTGATCCACGGCGGACTGCGCTATCTGGCCCAAGGCCATGTGCGCCTCGTGCGCGAAGCCGGCACCGAGCGTGCGGTGCTGCGCCGCCTCGCCCCGCATCTGGTCGAACCGGTGCCGTTTCTGCTCCCGATCTACCAAGGCATGCAGCACGGCAAACTGGCGATGTCGACGGCGATCTGGCTCTACGACCGTCTGGCCGGAGTGGCGAAAGCGGAGCGGCGCCAAGTGCTGTCCGCAGCCGAGCTGCTCCAGACCCACCCGCAACTGGCTCCGCAAGGGCTGCAAGGCGGCGTGCTCTACCACGAATACGTCACCGACGACGCCCGCCTGACGCTGGCGACGCTGCAGAGCGCAGCGGAGTGGGGCGCGGTTGCGCTGAACGATTGCCCGGTGCAACAACTGCTCACAGCTGACGGCAAGCTTTGCGGCGTCGTCGGCTACGACCGGGTGACCGGCCAGCCGATCGTCGTCAGCGGACGCGCCGTGGTCAACGCGGCCGGGCCGTGGATTGAACACGTCTTGGCGCTGGAAGCGGCACCGGGGGAACTGTCGCAACATTCGGGCGGGCAGCAAGTTGCCGCCTCGCGCCAGAACGACAGACTCCTCCCCGACGACAACACGCCCGCCTCTGATGGCCGCACGCTCGCCCGCGCCCCTAACAGCGCGTCTTCCCGCGTCACGCACAGCCGGGGAATTCACCTGTCGTTCGATGCAGAACGCTTGCCGCTCCCGCACGCCTTGGCGGTGCAAACGCCAGACGGCCGCCTCGTCTTCCTGATCCCGAAAGGCGACATCACCTATGTCGGCACGACCGACCAGCGCTACGACGGCGACCTGCAGCACCCGGTCGTGCCGAGCGGCGAGATCGACTACCTGCTGAGCATCGCAAACGGCCTGCGCCCCGACCTGCACTTGACCGGGGAGGACGTGATCGGCATCTGGTCGGGCGTGCGCCCCTTGGTCAAAGAGGAGAAGCAGGACACCAAAGACGTCTCCCGTGAAGACGAAATCTGGGTCTCCCCGGCCGGCCTGATCACCATCGCCGGGGGCAAGCTCACCGCCTACCGCAAGATGGCCGAGCGGGTGCTGGCGACCGTCCGGGAGCAGCTCGGAGTAGGCGGCGACTGGCAGCGCCGCGACGAGCTGTCGGCCAGCCTCCCCCTCTACGGCGCCAAGTCGATCCCCGGCACCGACATCGCCAAGTGGTGGCAGAGCGAGCTCAAGCGCCTCACCGACCGCCACGCCGTGGCCGAAACGGACGCCCGCGCCCTGCTCCACCGCTACGGCGACCGTGTGGAGGCCGTGCTTTCCTGCGGCGCGGCGAAGCGCCTCGTGCCGTCCGTGCCCTTGCTCGAAGCGGAGATTCCCTACATGGTGCAGCACGAGCAGGCCAACCACCTCGACGACATCATCGGCCGCCGCACCGAGCTCGGCCGTTTCCGCGGTCGGCAGCTGCGCGAGCTGATCACCCTCGTTTCGCAGCGCATGGCCCCCCTGCTCGGCTGGACGGAACCCGTGCGGGAGCAGGAAGTGGAGCGCAGTTTGCGCGAGTGCCATGTAACATAA
- a CDS encoding FMN-binding negative transcriptional regulator — protein MYTPPHFKMEDLAEIQAFVKAHSFGILFSQTEQGPTGTHLPFYLVEQEGEYGVLYGHMARANPHWKSTAKDVLVVLAGPHHYISPTWYQEPGNVPTWNYTAVHVYGQIEMFEERDALLELLDRTTDFFEAGMEKPWKVAESQEYAERILGGIVGFKIVITRLEGKQKLNQNKSAQLQQNVIAGLRMQENGQAHAVAGLMEQRAAQKTAKE, from the coding sequence ATGTACACGCCGCCGCATTTTAAGATGGAAGATCTCGCGGAGATCCAAGCGTTTGTCAAAGCGCACTCCTTTGGCATTCTCTTCTCGCAGACTGAGCAGGGGCCGACCGGCACGCATCTGCCGTTTTACCTGGTCGAGCAGGAAGGGGAATATGGGGTGTTGTACGGACACATGGCCCGCGCCAACCCGCACTGGAAAAGCACCGCCAAGGACGTGCTGGTCGTCCTGGCCGGGCCGCACCACTACATTTCGCCGACCTGGTATCAGGAGCCGGGCAATGTGCCGACGTGGAATTACACCGCCGTGCACGTGTACGGACAGATCGAAATGTTCGAGGAGCGGGACGCGCTGTTGGAGCTGCTCGACCGCACGACCGACTTTTTTGAAGCGGGCATGGAGAAGCCGTGGAAGGTGGCGGAGAGCCAAGAGTATGCTGAGCGCATTCTCGGCGGCATCGTCGGCTTCAAGATCGTGATCACCAGGCTGGAAGGCAAGCAAAAACTCAATCAGAACAAATCCGCGCAGTTGCAGCAGAACGTCATTGCCGGGCTGCGCATGCAGGAGAACGGTCAGGCCCACGCGGTCGCCGGGCTGATGGAACAGCGGGCGGCCCAGAAAACGGCAAAGGAGTAA
- a CDS encoding Tex family protein: MTDFSKVIASELKLRPQQVTAVTGLLDEGNTIPFIARYRKEMTGELDENQLRSIQERLQALRNLADRRAEVHRLIDEQEKLTPELAQAIERANSLTELEDIYRPYRPKRKTRASVAREKGLEPFAEWLVEDGRGDVLQEAARYVEADRGVASAEEALQGALDIFAEDVADAAPTRQKIRELTRRKGAIKSAATGKGDEERDVYAQYAEHEEPLDKIPPHRVLAMNRGEKEEALRISILAPGGDIQRVLEQSHLPKKPTNASEHLRLALEDSYKRLIAPSIEREIRAMLTEAAEEQAIKVFAQNLKNLLLQPPIKGKTVLAVDPAYRTGCKVAVIDETGKVLDIAVTYPTPPMNKVEEAKRIFTGLIDKHGVEVITIGNGTASRETEMFVADLIQAVKAKHPGLVYLIVSEAGASVYSASKLAGEEFPELDVAERSAISIGRRLQDPLAELVKIDPKSIGVGQYQHDVSQKRLEEQLTAVVESAVNSVGVDLNTASPSLLSYISGLSATVAKNVVLYREEVGKFTDRKQLGKVPRLGPKTYQQAVGFLRIAGGKNPLDNTPIHPESYEAAKQLLQTLGFKVEHVADPRRREELKASLQQLNLEQAAEQLGVGVPTLRDIAEALQKPGRDPRDEMPKPVFRTDVLKMEDLVPGMILKGTVRNVVDFGAFVDIGVKQDGLVHISALADRFVKHPMDVVAIGDVLDVKVLSVDLKKGRIALTAKGVKAEVEALGM; this comes from the coding sequence ATGACCGATTTTTCCAAAGTGATCGCAAGCGAACTCAAGCTCCGTCCGCAGCAGGTGACTGCCGTGACCGGGCTGCTCGATGAAGGCAATACGATCCCGTTCATCGCCCGCTACCGCAAAGAGATGACCGGAGAGCTGGATGAAAACCAGCTGCGCAGCATCCAGGAGCGGCTGCAAGCGCTGCGCAACCTCGCCGACCGCCGCGCTGAAGTGCACCGCCTGATCGATGAGCAGGAGAAGCTGACGCCGGAACTGGCGCAGGCGATCGAGCGCGCGAACAGCCTGACCGAGCTGGAGGACATCTACCGTCCTTATCGTCCGAAGCGCAAGACGCGGGCCAGCGTGGCGCGGGAAAAAGGGCTGGAACCCTTTGCCGAGTGGCTGGTCGAGGACGGGCGCGGCGACGTGCTACAGGAAGCGGCCCGCTATGTCGAGGCGGATCGCGGCGTCGCCAGCGCCGAGGAAGCGCTGCAGGGCGCGTTGGACATTTTCGCCGAGGACGTGGCGGACGCCGCGCCGACCCGGCAGAAGATCCGCGAGCTGACCCGCCGCAAAGGGGCGATCAAAAGCGCGGCGACTGGCAAAGGCGACGAAGAGCGCGACGTGTACGCGCAATATGCCGAGCATGAAGAACCGCTGGACAAGATCCCGCCGCACCGCGTGCTGGCGATGAACCGCGGCGAGAAGGAAGAGGCGCTGCGCATCTCGATCCTGGCGCCGGGCGGCGACATCCAGCGCGTGCTGGAGCAATCGCACCTGCCGAAGAAGCCGACGAACGCCAGCGAGCACCTGCGCCTCGCGCTCGAAGACAGCTACAAGCGCCTGATCGCCCCGTCGATCGAGCGGGAGATCCGCGCGATGCTGACCGAGGCGGCCGAAGAGCAGGCGATCAAAGTCTTCGCGCAAAATTTGAAAAATCTGCTCCTGCAGCCGCCGATCAAAGGCAAGACGGTGCTCGCCGTCGACCCGGCCTACCGCACCGGCTGCAAGGTCGCGGTGATCGACGAGACGGGCAAAGTCCTCGACATCGCCGTCACCTACCCGACCCCGCCGATGAACAAAGTCGAAGAGGCGAAGCGGATCTTCACAGGGCTGATCGACAAGCACGGCGTGGAGGTGATCACGATCGGCAACGGCACGGCGTCGCGCGAGACGGAAATGTTTGTCGCCGACCTGATCCAAGCGGTCAAAGCGAAGCATCCGGGCCTCGTCTATCTGATCGTCAGCGAGGCGGGCGCGTCCGTTTACTCGGCATCGAAGCTGGCCGGGGAGGAGTTCCCCGAGCTGGATGTGGCGGAGCGCTCGGCGATCTCGATCGGCCGCCGCCTGCAGGACCCGCTGGCCGAACTGGTCAAGATCGATCCGAAGTCGATCGGCGTCGGGCAGTACCAGCATGACGTCTCGCAAAAGCGGCTCGAGGAGCAGCTGACCGCCGTCGTCGAATCGGCGGTCAACTCGGTCGGCGTCGACTTGAACACGGCGTCGCCGTCCCTGCTCTCCTACATCTCCGGTCTGTCGGCGACCGTCGCGAAAAACGTGGTCCTGTACCGCGAGGAGGTCGGCAAGTTCACCGACCGCAAGCAGCTCGGCAAAGTGCCGCGTCTGGGCCCGAAAACGTACCAGCAGGCGGTTGGCTTCCTGCGCATCGCGGGCGGCAAAAATCCGCTCGACAACACGCCGATCCACCCGGAGTCGTATGAGGCGGCCAAGCAGCTTTTGCAGACGCTGGGCTTCAAAGTGGAGCACGTCGCCGACCCGCGCCGCAGGGAAGAGCTGAAGGCGAGCCTGCAGCAGCTGAATCTGGAACAGGCGGCGGAGCAGCTCGGGGTCGGCGTGCCGACCTTGCGCGACATCGCAGAAGCCTTGCAGAAGCCGGGCCGCGACCCGCGCGACGAGATGCCCAAACCGGTGTTCCGCACCGACGTGCTGAAAATGGAAGACCTGGTGCCGGGCATGATCCTCAAAGGCACGGTGCGCAACGTGGTCGATTTTGGCGCGTTTGTTGACATCGGCGTCAAGCAGGACGGGCTGGTGCACATCTCGGCGCTGGCCGACCGCTTTGTCAAACATCCGATGGACGTGGTGGCGATCGGCGATGTGCTCGACGTGAAAGTCCTGTCGGTCGACCTGAAAAAAGGGCGCATCGCCTTGACCGCAAAAGGGGTCAAAGCGGAAGTGGAAGCGCTTGGGATGTAA
- a CDS encoding histidine phosphatase family protein, whose protein sequence is MEILLIRHGESEADLLGVHEGRADFSLTGLGRRQVAAMAERVAAELMPERIFSSTLQRAQQTAAVLAETTGVELQFLPDLMEINNGKQAGLPLEEGNRLHPIPALPHVPFADGESWFQFRMRAESVLSEIVTACAGKHERIAIVSHGGMISALIQSFLRMPAINSCYFHSGDTAIHVLVHQEPQRVVKVMNDTKHLSTLA, encoded by the coding sequence ATGGAGATTTTGCTGATTCGTCACGGGGAGTCGGAAGCCGACCTGCTGGGCGTACATGAGGGGCGGGCCGATTTTTCCTTGACCGGGCTGGGGCGCCGGCAGGTAGCCGCGATGGCGGAGCGCGTGGCGGCGGAACTGATGCCGGAGCGCATCTTCAGCAGCACGCTGCAGCGGGCGCAGCAGACGGCAGCGGTGCTGGCAGAGACGACGGGCGTGGAGCTGCAGTTCTTGCCCGACCTGATGGAGATCAACAACGGCAAGCAGGCCGGACTGCCGCTTGAAGAAGGCAACCGCCTGCATCCGATCCCGGCGCTGCCGCATGTGCCGTTTGCAGACGGCGAGTCGTGGTTCCAGTTCCGCATGCGGGCGGAAAGCGTGCTGTCGGAGATTGTGACGGCGTGTGCCGGGAAGCATGAACGCATCGCCATCGTGTCGCACGGCGGGATGATCTCGGCGCTGATCCAGTCGTTTTTGCGGATGCCGGCGATCAACTCCTGCTATTTTCACTCCGGCGATACGGCGATTCATGTGCTGGTGCATCAGGAACCGCAACGGGTGGTAAAAGTGATGAACGATACGAAGCATTTGAGCACGCTGGCCTAG
- a CDS encoding phosphatase PAP2 family protein, with protein sequence MRLNLQLTKAFFLSVLALAGLLAIAQLIHWDRVVGFDSWVIDLVNGWHSDLATQVMVLFTTIGDAATVAAISLTALFLLYHLGSSRMELALFLAVVISSGVFNFLLKNVFQRVRPELNPLVHADGFSYPSGHSMSAFALYGILGFLIWLKVENKLWRTALLLVCIAMVLLIGTSRIYLGVHYPSDVVGGFLGGASLLTFAVWYYQQKKTEAS encoded by the coding sequence GTGCGGCTGAATCTGCAGTTGACGAAAGCTTTTTTTCTCAGCGTGCTCGCCTTGGCAGGTCTGCTGGCGATTGCGCAGCTGATTCACTGGGACCGGGTCGTCGGGTTTGACAGCTGGGTGATCGATCTGGTCAACGGGTGGCACTCCGATCTGGCCACCCAAGTCATGGTCTTGTTTACGACGATCGGCGATGCGGCCACCGTGGCGGCGATCTCGCTGACGGCGTTGTTCTTGCTCTATCACCTCGGCAGTTCACGGATGGAATTGGCGCTGTTTCTGGCGGTGGTGATCTCGTCGGGCGTGTTCAACTTCCTGCTCAAAAATGTGTTCCAGCGCGTGCGTCCCGAACTCAATCCGCTGGTGCACGCGGACGGTTTTTCCTACCCGAGCGGACACTCGATGTCGGCGTTTGCTTTGTACGGTATCCTCGGCTTTTTGATCTGGCTGAAAGTGGAGAACAAGTTGTGGCGCACCGCGCTGCTGCTCGTCTGCATCGCGATGGTGCTGCTGATCGGCACGTCGCGGATCTATCTTGGCGTCCATTATCCGAGCGATGTGGTCGGCGGCTTTTTGGGCGGGGCCAGCCTGCTCACTTTTGCCGTTTGGTATTATCAGCAGAAAAAGACGGAAGCGTCCTGA
- the thiL gene encoding thiamine-phosphate kinase: MRIHELGEFGLIDRLVARLGEPDESVVVGIGDDAAVVQYAPDMQVVTTTDMLVEGVHFRRDTIDDRSLGYKSLAVSISDIAAMGGRAKHAVLSLAIPADLDVERLEELYIGVQEICTEYGTHVVGGDVVNTAGPFVISVTVLGEVEAGKALLRSGARPGDLIYLTGTVGGSAAGLEWLEQGQGLALSEQQRQDLLRFHQRPAPQVQGGRILLHSGACTSANDVSDGVASELNEIAKMSGVQLVVNAEQIPVHDSVRAYADLRGLDPLQWALFGGEDYQLIGTIEAAKRAQLEALFATAGLTLTFIGQVEAGSGVVLVQDGARRELRAKGFNHFGS; the protein is encoded by the coding sequence ATGCGAATCCACGAACTCGGAGAATTTGGGCTGATCGACCGGCTGGTTGCCCGTTTGGGCGAGCCGGATGAGAGCGTTGTGGTCGGCATCGGCGATGATGCTGCTGTTGTACAATATGCACCTGACATGCAGGTGGTGACAACGACCGACATGCTGGTCGAAGGCGTGCATTTCCGCCGCGACACGATCGACGACCGCTCGCTCGGCTACAAGTCGCTCGCCGTCTCGATCTCCGACATCGCGGCGATGGGCGGCCGGGCCAAACATGCGGTGCTGTCGCTGGCCATCCCCGCCGACCTCGACGTGGAGCGGCTGGAAGAGCTGTACATAGGTGTGCAGGAGATTTGCACAGAATATGGAACACATGTCGTCGGCGGCGATGTGGTGAATACGGCCGGTCCGTTTGTGATCTCGGTGACAGTGCTGGGCGAAGTGGAAGCAGGCAAGGCGCTGCTCCGCTCCGGTGCCCGACCTGGCGACTTGATCTATCTGACCGGCACGGTCGGCGGTTCGGCAGCCGGGCTGGAATGGCTGGAGCAGGGGCAAGGGCTGGCTCTTTCCGAGCAGCAGCGACAGGACCTGCTGCGCTTCCATCAGCGTCCGGCCCCGCAAGTGCAAGGCGGGCGGATCTTGCTGCATTCGGGCGCCTGCACGTCTGCGAACGATGTGTCGGACGGCGTGGCGAGCGAGCTGAACGAGATCGCCAAGATGAGTGGCGTGCAGTTGGTCGTGAATGCTGAGCAGATTCCGGTGCATGACAGCGTGCGCGCCTATGCGGACTTGCGCGGGCTTGATCCGCTGCAATGGGCGCTGTTCGGCGGCGAGGATTATCAGCTGATCGGCACGATCGAGGCGGCCAAGCGGGCGCAGCTCGAAGCCCTTTTTGCCACAGCGGGCCTGACGTTGACCTTCATCGGACAGGTCGAGGCCGGCAGCGGCGTGGTGCTGGTGCAGGACGGAGCACGCCGCGAGCTGCGGGCGAAGGGATTTAACCATTTTGGGAGTTGA
- a CDS encoding nuclear transport factor 2 family protein, which yields MNKTLIAELNLFLKRYEDATNSHDFAQVAELIAEDAIYWFTDSSCEGIAAIRAYFDQGWATVKEEVYSIRGVRWIAQSDTVSTCTYEFYWQGYIEGVLCEGGGRGTNVLVKQGGRWQIIHEHLSIEQK from the coding sequence ATGAACAAGACGCTCATCGCCGAACTGAACCTGTTTCTGAAAAGGTATGAAGACGCCACCAACTCGCACGATTTCGCGCAGGTGGCGGAGTTGATCGCCGAAGACGCGATCTACTGGTTTACCGACAGCAGCTGTGAGGGCATCGCCGCGATCCGTGCCTATTTTGACCAAGGATGGGCGACGGTGAAGGAAGAAGTCTACAGCATCCGCGGCGTGCGCTGGATCGCCCAGAGCGACACGGTGTCGACCTGCACCTACGAGTTTTACTGGCAGGGCTACATCGAAGGCGTGCTGTGCGAAGGCGGCGGGCGGGGCACGAACGTGCTCGTCAAGCAGGGCGGACGCTGGCAGATCATCCATGAGCACTTGAGCATCGAGCAGAAGTAA
- a CDS encoding tetratricopeptide repeat protein: MFSLGQRIRELRMKKGITQIDLAKGLCTPSMISQIESDRARPSYKILFAVAERLEVPLEKLLSDVDLNLEYVSTYKMARAMVAAKEHSSAIPLLKELLETPRTQISTMDIMFELADCYLHTGQLPEAEKLFNQVYELSILRQDHQQQALTLKNIGLVEFRRKRYQLAAYQWHKGLEEADKMEEQDVFLKASILFNLGLVHSKLGNLTEALDYYNGASGLYESVGSLYEIGHVYMGLGMSYKRLNDLEKASDYSERATAIFNGLDNVLMTVKLQVTCAVLQADKGMVEEAEAMLEQGIAKLKELGQKEEMGMAIVELAKLRLQQGDLQRAAELCRDARGWLPELHMYQGWINRIHGQIAKARNQRDEAIRRYQMAADCFKHMDAITEWDDTMYDLAELYLEADDYKRAFGITKEVRGYSRLILEERGIVL; encoded by the coding sequence ATGTTTTCCCTTGGGCAGCGCATTCGAGAGTTGCGCATGAAGAAAGGAATCACCCAGATTGACCTGGCAAAAGGACTTTGCACACCGAGCATGATCTCCCAGATCGAGTCCGATCGGGCGCGGCCGTCGTACAAGATTCTTTTCGCAGTTGCAGAAAGGCTCGAGGTGCCGCTTGAGAAGCTGCTGTCAGATGTCGACCTGAATCTGGAGTATGTGAGCACCTACAAGATGGCGCGCGCGATGGTGGCGGCCAAAGAGCACAGTTCGGCGATCCCGCTGCTAAAAGAGCTGCTGGAGACGCCGCGCACCCAGATCTCGACGATGGACATCATGTTTGAGCTGGCCGACTGCTACCTCCACACCGGCCAGCTGCCCGAAGCGGAGAAGCTGTTCAACCAAGTGTACGAGCTGTCGATCCTCCGCCAGGACCACCAGCAACAGGCCCTCACCCTGAAAAACATCGGCCTCGTCGAATTCCGCCGCAAACGCTACCAGCTCGCCGCGTACCAGTGGCACAAGGGCCTGGAAGAAGCGGACAAGATGGAAGAGCAGGACGTATTTTTGAAGGCGAGCATTTTGTTTAATCTGGGGCTGGTGCACTCGAAGCTGGGCAACTTGACCGAAGCGCTCGATTATTATAATGGGGCGTCGGGCTTGTATGAGTCGGTGGGGAGTTTGTACGAGATCGGTCATGTCTACATGGGACTTGGGATGTCGTACAAACGTCTGAATGATCTGGAGAAAGCCTCGGACTATTCGGAGCGCGCCACAGCCATTTTTAATGGATTGGACAATGTGCTGATGACGGTCAAGCTCCAAGTGACGTGCGCAGTTCTTCAAGCAGACAAGGGAATGGTTGAAGAAGCGGAAGCGATGCTGGAGCAGGGGATCGCTAAACTCAAGGAACTGGGGCAGAAGGAAGAGATGGGGATGGCGATCGTCGAACTCGCAAAACTTCGATTGCAGCAGGGGGATTTGCAAAGAGCAGCGGAGCTGTGCCGTGATGCCCGCGGCTGGCTGCCCGAACTGCATATGTATCAAGGGTGGATCAATCGCATTCACGGACAGATCGCCAAAGCACGCAATCAGCGTGACGAAGCGATCCGCCGGTATCAGATGGCGGCTGACTGCTTCAAGCACATGGATGCGATCACCGAATGGGATGACACGATGTATGATCTTGCTGAGTTGTACCTCGAAGCGGACGATTACAAGCGCGCATTTGGCATCACGAAGGAAGTTCGGGGCTACAGCCGGCTGATATTAGAAGAGAGGGGTATTGTTCTATGA
- the tsaE gene encoding tRNA (adenosine(37)-N6)-threonylcarbamoyltransferase complex ATPase subunit type 1 TsaE, protein MLTYHTRSVDETQAVAKALGAIVQPGDLLCLTGDLGAGKTTFTQGLARGLGVEEPVSSPTFTIIKEYDEGRIPLYHMDIYRLGESAAEEDLGFDEYFFGEGVSVVEWAEWLQEVLPEDRLQVTVHNLTPTDREISFAATGPRAEARLKELEKTCPTSR, encoded by the coding sequence ATGCTGACCTATCACACGCGATCGGTGGATGAGACGCAGGCGGTGGCGAAGGCGCTCGGAGCGATTGTGCAACCGGGCGATCTGCTGTGCCTGACGGGCGATCTGGGCGCGGGCAAGACCACGTTTACCCAGGGCCTGGCCCGGGGTCTTGGCGTGGAAGAGCCCGTCTCGTCGCCGACGTTCACGATCATCAAGGAATATGACGAGGGGCGCATCCCTCTGTATCATATGGACATTTACCGCCTCGGCGAGTCGGCGGCGGAAGAAGACCTGGGTTTTGACGAGTACTTTTTTGGCGAGGGCGTATCGGTGGTGGAATGGGCGGAGTGGCTGCAGGAAGTGCTGCCGGAAGACCGCCTGCAGGTGACTGTGCACAACCTGACCCCGACCGACCGCGAGATCAGCTTCGCGGCGACCGGCCCTCGCGCGGAAGCAAGGCTAAAGGAGTTGGAGAAGACGTGCCCTACCTCGCGATAG
- a CDS encoding DUF4261 domain-containing protein, which produces MDTGLTRTYQVELFFDERPELDQEALRKSLKARVGIVEPLETGEQSTDLLAFFLHNHAVEFKGGQVPVQTAMHLVEGPPNFDKLAPALGQSFHWTGAREALAGCRYTMLIHDLWAIAMPYKARMELFHQIVQAVMEIAKPRALYWPLSQLLTEPGDYLASQELEPKDLLNGAVSLRFFHVDGRPGEMIVDTLGLAVHGLPDVQCHFAGLDPNEVGSHLYNIAHYLFDHGDLIEDGHTIEGTMPGEKWRCRRELSLVGPERVVLNLDTGTIR; this is translated from the coding sequence ATGGACACGGGATTGACACGAACGTATCAGGTCGAACTTTTCTTCGACGAACGGCCTGAGCTCGATCAGGAAGCGCTGCGCAAAAGCTTAAAAGCGCGCGTCGGCATCGTAGAACCGCTGGAGACCGGCGAGCAGAGCACAGATCTGCTGGCTTTTTTCCTGCACAATCATGCGGTGGAATTCAAAGGCGGCCAAGTGCCGGTGCAAACGGCGATGCATCTGGTCGAAGGCCCGCCCAATTTTGATAAATTAGCTCCGGCGCTCGGCCAGTCGTTCCACTGGACAGGCGCGCGGGAAGCGTTAGCAGGCTGTCGCTACACGATGCTGATCCACGACCTGTGGGCAATCGCGATGCCGTACAAAGCGCGGATGGAGCTGTTTCATCAGATCGTGCAGGCGGTCATGGAGATCGCCAAGCCGAGAGCGCTGTACTGGCCGCTCAGCCAGCTGTTGACCGAGCCGGGCGACTACCTGGCGTCACAGGAACTGGAGCCGAAAGACCTGTTGAACGGCGCAGTCTCGCTGCGCTTTTTCCATGTCGACGGAAGGCCCGGCGAAATGATCGTCGACACGCTGGGCTTGGCGGTGCACGGGCTGCCCGATGTGCAATGCCACTTCGCCGGGCTCGACCCGAATGAAGTGGGCAGCCACTTGTACAACATTGCACACTATCTGTTCGACCACGGAGATCTCATCGAAGATGGGCACACGATCGAAGGCACGATGCCCGGAGAGAAATGGCGCTGCCGCCGCGAGCTGTCACTGGTCGGGCCGGAGCGCGTCGTGCTGAACCTCGATACCGGTACCATCAGGTAA